The Deinococcus koreensis genome window below encodes:
- a CDS encoding 3-oxoacid CoA-transferase — translation MKTVPVITAPQAAALVKSGQTLLVGGFGMTGNPVHLVHALAELPTNALTYVANNVSEPGLSGGRMLRNRQLSKAVGSYFTSNPEAVRAHQEGWLEVELLPQGTLAEAIRAGGAGLGGFYTPTAAGTLIAAGAEVRTLGGQEMVFVPALRGDVAFIRAWRADTAGNLQYRLTEQNFNRAMATAADLVVAEVEEIVPVGSIAPEQVHTPGLYVDYLVQATLTLDDLGTSASVRGGSKRVDEGRLNMARRALQELRPGDVVNLGIGIPTLVADLITPEHGVTLHTENGMLGVGPAPEDGGALDYPVNAGKIPVTALPGASYFDSADSFAMIRGRHVDVAVMGGLQVDEHGNLANWAVPGKPLLGVGGAMDLASGARRLIITMSHTDPDGTPKVVPECTLPLTTRGAVDMIITDRAVFEFLGGQLTLTGLMPGTTLEEVRVTTGARFVERLQAEG, via the coding sequence GTGAAGACGGTGCCGGTGATCACGGCGCCGCAGGCCGCTGCGCTGGTGAAGTCCGGGCAGACCCTGCTGGTGGGCGGCTTCGGCATGACCGGCAACCCGGTGCACCTCGTGCACGCGCTGGCCGAACTGCCCACGAACGCGCTCACGTACGTCGCCAACAACGTCTCCGAGCCGGGCCTGAGCGGCGGGCGGATGCTCCGCAACCGGCAGCTCAGCAAGGCGGTGGGCTCGTACTTCACCTCCAACCCCGAGGCGGTCAGGGCCCACCAGGAGGGCTGGCTGGAGGTGGAGCTGCTGCCCCAGGGCACGCTGGCCGAGGCGATCCGCGCGGGCGGCGCCGGGCTGGGCGGCTTCTACACGCCCACGGCCGCCGGCACATTGATCGCCGCGGGCGCCGAAGTCCGCACCCTGGGCGGGCAGGAGATGGTCTTCGTGCCGGCCCTGCGGGGCGACGTGGCTTTCATCCGGGCGTGGCGCGCGGACACCGCCGGCAACCTGCAGTACCGCCTGACCGAGCAGAACTTCAACCGGGCCATGGCGACCGCCGCCGACCTGGTGGTCGCCGAGGTCGAGGAGATCGTGCCGGTGGGCTCTATTGCGCCCGAGCAGGTGCACACGCCGGGGCTGTACGTGGACTATCTGGTGCAGGCGACGCTCACGCTGGACGACCTGGGCACCAGCGCCTCGGTGCGCGGCGGGAGCAAGCGCGTGGACGAGGGCCGCCTGAACATGGCCCGCCGCGCCCTGCAGGAACTGCGGCCGGGCGACGTGGTGAACCTGGGCATCGGGATCCCCACGCTGGTGGCCGACCTGATCACGCCGGAGCACGGGGTCACCCTGCACACCGAAAACGGCATGCTGGGCGTGGGGCCGGCCCCCGAGGACGGCGGCGCGCTGGACTATCCGGTGAACGCCGGCAAGATTCCGGTGACCGCCCTGCCCGGCGCGAGCTATTTCGACTCGGCCGACTCTTTCGCCATGATCCGGGGCAGGCATGTGGACGTGGCCGTGATGGGCGGCCTGCAGGTCGACGAGCACGGCAACCTGGCGAACTGGGCGGTGCCCGGCAAGCCCCTGCTGGGCGTGGGCGGCGCGATGGACCTTGCCAGCGGCGCCCGCAGACTCATCATCACCATGAGCCACACCGATCCCGACGGCACGCCCAAGGTGGTGCCGGAGTGCACCCTGCCGCTGACCACGCGCGGCGCGGTGGACATGATCATCACGGATCGGGCGGTCTTCGAGTTCCTGGGGGGCCAGCTCACCCTGACCGGCCTGATGCCGGGCACGACGCTGGAGGAGGTGCGGGTCACGACCGGCGCGCGTTTCGTGGAGCGGCTGCAGGCCGAGGGGTAG
- a CDS encoding GTP pyrophosphokinase, whose amino-acid sequence MLALLMSDGLVKAYEASLPHYEQVRDAAVAQTTRLLGTTGLNIHHVTGRVKRPASLADKLRRKPGRYQTLADVTDLVAVRVITYFESDVAVVSRLIEDTFEVDWEHSIDKSKMHDPDRFGYMGVHYVVCPRPDAPEFSAFPGTPFEIQIRSILQHAWAEIEHDLGYKNREAVPREVRRRFYRLAGLLEMADEEFMALHRLSGDYAATLPERVRENPDSVFIDAQSMTHLLELPPVHELDEAVAAALNVPLLRGWPDPERPQRLASLLHYVGVHSVGALLGEARRQGPEIVRFAASLLPRLPRTWTPAGGARPGTSVVHYALLRACSNPSLEPRQILTMLDMSGVPSLPQLEQTVREAYAETMGSPRAG is encoded by the coding sequence ATGCTGGCCCTACTCATGAGCGACGGGCTGGTCAAGGCGTACGAGGCATCCCTGCCGCACTACGAACAGGTGCGGGACGCGGCGGTGGCGCAGACCACCCGGCTGCTCGGCACCACCGGCCTGAACATCCACCACGTCACCGGACGGGTCAAGCGCCCCGCCAGCCTGGCGGACAAGCTGCGGCGCAAGCCCGGCCGCTACCAGACGCTGGCCGACGTGACCGATCTGGTGGCCGTGCGCGTGATCACCTATTTCGAGTCCGACGTGGCCGTCGTCTCCCGGCTGATCGAGGACACCTTCGAGGTGGACTGGGAACATTCCATCGACAAGAGCAAGATGCATGACCCCGACCGCTTCGGGTACATGGGCGTGCACTACGTGGTGTGCCCCCGCCCCGACGCGCCCGAGTTCAGCGCCTTTCCCGGCACTCCCTTCGAGATCCAGATCCGCTCGATCCTGCAGCACGCCTGGGCCGAGATCGAGCACGACCTGGGCTACAAGAACCGCGAGGCGGTGCCGCGCGAGGTGCGGCGGCGCTTCTACCGGCTGGCGGGGCTGCTGGAGATGGCCGACGAGGAGTTCATGGCGCTGCACCGCCTGTCCGGGGACTACGCCGCCACGCTGCCGGAGCGTGTCCGGGAGAATCCGGACAGCGTGTTCATCGACGCCCAGAGCATGACCCACCTGCTGGAGCTGCCGCCCGTGCACGAGCTGGACGAGGCCGTGGCCGCCGCCCTGAACGTGCCGCTGCTGCGCGGCTGGCCCGACCCCGAACGCCCGCAGCGGCTGGCCAGCCTGCTGCATTACGTGGGGGTGCATTCGGTCGGCGCGCTGCTGGGCGAGGCGCGGCGTCAGGGGCCGGAGATCGTGCGCTTCGCGGCCTCGCTGCTGCCCCGGCTGCCCAGAACCTGGACGCCGGCGGGGGGGGCGCGGCCCGGCACCAGCGTGGTGCATTACGCGCTGCTGCGGGCCTGTTCGAATCCCTCGCTGGAGCCCCGGCAGATCCTGACCATGCTCGACATGAGCGGCGTGCCGAGCCTCCCGCAGCTGGAACAGACCGTGCGCGAGGCCTACGCCGAGACCATGGGCAGTCCCCGCGCGGGCTGA
- a CDS encoding N-acetylmuramoyl-L-alanine amidase family protein gives MRFSPRPLAGALAVLLALTTAHAPATAAARSTPDLFVAYPDPGARVAHDHVILEGSVTPGARLSIDGRPVEVGPDGLFMEWWPLRPGTNDLRLVSTQGAGRAAQTLRVIRPVVRALPATPTAIDRASLSPALALQYWDAPGDSPAERSVQISFRGSPGGRASYRLAGSPPRPMREGPGGTYSAVYVLPTTARLQGAAFTLSLSGRDGRTVSATAPGRLSSDGSGPRLATQKAGTVRGLALNDATNLSTDLAGEPLLYPRDGMTFTVVGRQGEDVRVRLAPGLPALVTADQLGLGAGRMEAAAGGRMTLEGVADLAPSGAGSGPAARVPALVASTPPASALPPATAPQTPAPQTSALPAPTTQEPALPELTPTDALPPGEPPAAPASPPSPEESAGDLRVRIPLGGARLPFTVSQEGAGERLALTLYGNFALPLTAPGPSSDPLLRGVEVKAQGLGVTRVVVSLTPGQAWGYHANYDGADLVLSVRRPPRLNPLRPLEGRAITLDPGHGGSQKGGAGSLRTPEKGLVLPIALRAADLLRAQGAVVRLTRTADVTLGLYERGLVAEETRSDLLVSIHANALPDGRDPRGIRGPEVYFTHPQAQGVAGAILAQLRRTLPELGPGAGLRGGAFLALTRPSAQPSLLVETAYLTDAGNLRVLHSPQGQERFAQAIAAGIADFYAAQVAAQAAARLR, from the coding sequence ATGCGCTTTTCCCCGCGCCCCTTGGCCGGTGCCCTGGCCGTCCTGCTGGCCCTGACCACCGCCCACGCGCCGGCCACGGCCGCCGCCCGCTCGACCCCCGACCTCTTCGTGGCCTACCCCGATCCCGGCGCGCGGGTCGCCCACGACCACGTGATCCTGGAGGGCAGCGTGACGCCCGGCGCCCGCCTGAGCATCGACGGCCGCCCGGTCGAGGTGGGGCCCGACGGCCTGTTCATGGAGTGGTGGCCGCTGCGGCCGGGCACCAACGACCTGCGGCTGGTGAGTACCCAGGGCGCCGGGCGCGCGGCCCAGACCCTGCGCGTGATCCGGCCCGTGGTGCGCGCCCTGCCCGCCACGCCCACTGCCATCGACCGCGCCAGTCTGAGCCCGGCGCTCGCCCTGCAGTACTGGGACGCCCCCGGAGACTCCCCGGCCGAACGCTCCGTGCAGATCTCGTTCAGGGGCTCGCCGGGTGGGCGGGCCTCGTACCGGCTCGCGGGCAGTCCGCCGCGGCCCATGCGCGAGGGGCCGGGCGGCACCTACAGCGCCGTGTACGTCCTGCCGACCACGGCCCGCCTGCAGGGCGCGGCGTTCACCCTCAGTCTGAGCGGGCGCGACGGCCGTACGGTCAGCGCCACCGCTCCCGGCCGCCTGAGCAGCGATGGCAGCGGCCCGCGCCTGGCCACCCAGAAGGCCGGTACGGTGCGCGGTCTGGCCCTCAACGACGCCACCAACCTGAGCACCGATCTGGCCGGCGAGCCCCTGCTCTACCCGCGGGACGGCATGACCTTCACAGTGGTCGGTCGCCAGGGCGAGGACGTGCGCGTGCGGCTGGCCCCGGGGCTCCCGGCGCTGGTCACGGCGGATCAGCTCGGCCTGGGCGCGGGCCGGATGGAGGCGGCGGCGGGCGGCCGGATGACGCTGGAAGGCGTGGCCGACCTTGCCCCGTCGGGTGCGGGGTCTGGCCCGGCCGCGAGGGTGCCGGCCCTGGTGGCGTCCACCCCGCCCGCCTCGGCACTCCCACCGGCCACGGCCCCGCAGACGCCGGCCCCGCAGACCTCTGCCCTGCCGGCGCCGACGACCCAGGAGCCGGCGCTGCCTGAACTGACGCCCACCGACGCCCTGCCTCCAGGCGAGCCCCCGGCTGCGCCCGCGTCCCCACCCTCACCCGAGGAGTCGGCCGGCGACCTGCGGGTGCGGATTCCGCTGGGCGGGGCGCGGCTGCCGTTCACCGTCTCGCAGGAGGGGGCCGGCGAACGGCTGGCGCTCACGCTGTACGGGAACTTCGCCCTGCCCCTGACCGCTCCCGGGCCCTCGTCCGATCCGCTGCTGCGCGGGGTCGAGGTCAAGGCGCAGGGGCTGGGCGTCACGCGGGTGGTGGTCAGCCTGACGCCCGGCCAGGCCTGGGGCTACCACGCCAACTACGACGGCGCCGATCTGGTGCTCAGCGTGCGGCGGCCGCCCCGCCTGAATCCGCTTCGCCCGCTGGAGGGCCGCGCCATCACGCTTGATCCGGGGCACGGGGGCTCCCAGAAGGGCGGCGCCGGCAGCCTCCGGACGCCGGAGAAGGGGCTGGTGCTGCCCATCGCCCTGCGCGCGGCCGACCTGCTGCGGGCCCAGGGCGCGGTCGTCCGGCTGACCCGCACGGCCGACGTGACCCTGGGCCTGTACGAGCGCGGGCTGGTGGCCGAGGAGACCCGCTCGGACCTGCTGGTGAGCATCCACGCCAACGCCCTGCCCGACGGCCGTGACCCACGCGGCATCCGGGGGCCGGAGGTCTACTTCACGCACCCGCAGGCGCAGGGGGTGGCCGGCGCGATCCTGGCGCAGCTGCGGCGCACCCTGCCCGAGCTGGGGCCGGGAGCAGGCCTGAGGGGCGGCGCCTTCCTGGCCCTGACCCGGCCCAGCGCCCAGCCCAGCCTGCTGGTCGAGACCGCCTACCTCACCGACGCCGGCAACCTGCGCGTGCTGCACAGCCCGCAGGGGCAGGAGCGCTTCGCCCAGGCCATCGCGGCGGGGATCGCGGATTTCTATGCGGCCCAGGTGGCGGCTCAGGCGGCGGCGCGGCTCCGCTGA
- a CDS encoding SDR family oxidoreductase — protein sequence MTSATQNEGRSALVTGGSKGIGYAVAQALAGAGYSVTITSRQEAEIQEAAGTLGERVRGVVCDVRDAGAVQRAVDGHVQAFGGLDVLFVNAGVGHFANIEDMTLEQWRDVIDINLSGAFYTIKAGIPALKRRGGYIFTLSSLAGRNPFAGGAAYNASKFGLNGLSEVLTLDLRQHGIKVTQIMPGSVATHFGGHTPSEADAWKIQPEDIAQLTLDLLDMPERTLPSRIEVRPSQPPRK from the coding sequence ATGACGTCAGCCACGCAGAATGAAGGCAGAAGCGCCCTGGTCACGGGCGGCAGCAAGGGAATCGGCTACGCGGTCGCGCAGGCGCTGGCCGGGGCCGGGTACTCGGTGACCATCACCTCCCGCCAGGAGGCCGAGATCCAGGAGGCGGCCGGGACGCTGGGTGAGCGGGTGCGCGGCGTGGTCTGCGACGTGCGCGACGCGGGCGCCGTGCAGCGGGCCGTGGACGGCCACGTGCAGGCCTTCGGCGGGCTGGACGTGCTGTTCGTGAACGCCGGGGTGGGCCACTTCGCCAACATCGAGGACATGACCCTGGAGCAGTGGCGCGACGTGATCGACATCAACCTCAGCGGCGCTTTCTACACCATCAAGGCGGGCATCCCGGCCCTCAAGCGGCGCGGCGGGTACATCTTCACGCTCTCCAGCCTGGCGGGGCGCAACCCCTTCGCGGGCGGCGCGGCCTACAACGCCTCCAAGTTCGGCCTGAACGGGCTCTCCGAGGTGCTGACCCTGGATCTGCGCCAGCACGGCATCAAGGTCACCCAGATCATGCCCGGCAGCGTGGCGACCCACTTCGGCGGCCACACGCCGTCCGAGGCCGATGCCTGGAAGATCCAGCCCGAGGACATCGCCCAGCTCACCCTGGATCTGCTGGACATGCCCGAGAGGACACTGCCCAGCCGCATCGAGGTGCGGCCCAGCCAGCCGCCGCGCAAATAG
- the smpB gene encoding SsrA-binding protein SmpB — protein MLRVYTNRRAHYEYELLERFEAGIALTGSEVKSVRAGGVDFRDAFARLVGRNLELEGLYIPVYTQATYNNHEPRRTRRLLMHREEILKLRRGLEQKGLTLIPTRMYQKGRVFKVEVALARGKKLHDKRRAEAEKTVRRELREL, from the coding sequence ATGCTCCGCGTGTACACGAACCGCCGCGCTCATTACGAGTACGAGTTGCTGGAGCGCTTTGAGGCGGGCATCGCCCTGACCGGAAGTGAAGTGAAAAGCGTGCGGGCCGGGGGCGTCGATTTCCGCGACGCCTTCGCCCGGCTCGTGGGCCGCAACCTGGAACTGGAAGGGCTGTATATCCCGGTCTATACCCAGGCCACCTACAACAACCACGAACCCCGCCGCACCCGCCGCCTGCTGATGCACCGCGAGGAGATCCTCAAGCTGCGCCGGGGGCTGGAGCAGAAGGGCCTGACCCTGATTCCCACCCGCATGTACCAGAAGGGCCGGGTCTTCAAGGTCGAGGTGGCCCTGGCCCGTGGCAAGAAGCTGCACGACAAGCGCCGCGCCGAGGCCGAGAAGACCGTGCGCCGGGAGCTGCGAGAGCTATGA
- a CDS encoding N-acetylmuramoyl-L-alanine amidase: protein MRRARWAGRRAKLAALLGGALLAGLAGAQIAFSKLNLAGQPVQSIQLYGAEYASEATLSRLLNIGREGGLIRVTGLGHTLLLPLDEDQQRATTDFNTVQLDTERRRARSATLVNGNLYLPLDTLALGLGARYEAGNFTVAAPRLQGVSSRAGKDSDRLVLDLTRDVEIVDEQRGTNVVVTLRGLSGEARRYTTRGAFVPEAEVRKVGSDLTLTLPLPASNGYRVYKVVRSGGVRVVVDAGPGIPASSPEVLTRVTRPLIVLDPARVAGVGRDPTLEVARRAAELLTRFGWQVKVTRDPTTAMTRDDALKLARQSDVYMALDLGRFPGSKRSGVTVYEQTGRANAQVINALRTGTVPAYGSLVVANTGSTRRLAQLLRGELKGGGVTARQEAISRVLTLGEAAQAAVLLELGWANNAEDLAKLSVDQRLQVMAEAVARSVATYLTARATNNANVSAQGAAP, encoded by the coding sequence ATGAGGCGTGCGCGGTGGGCAGGAAGGCGGGCGAAACTGGCCGCGCTGCTGGGCGGGGCGCTGCTGGCGGGTCTGGCGGGCGCGCAGATCGCTTTCTCGAAGCTGAATCTGGCGGGCCAGCCGGTGCAGAGCATCCAGCTCTACGGCGCCGAGTACGCCAGCGAGGCCACCCTGAGCCGGCTGTTGAACATCGGGCGCGAGGGCGGGCTGATCCGGGTCACGGGGCTGGGCCACACGCTGCTGCTGCCGCTCGACGAGGATCAGCAGCGCGCCACCACCGACTTCAACACGGTGCAGCTGGACACCGAACGCCGCCGGGCCCGCTCGGCCACGCTGGTGAACGGCAACCTGTACCTGCCGCTGGACACCCTGGCGCTGGGGCTGGGCGCCCGCTACGAGGCCGGCAACTTCACCGTGGCCGCGCCCCGCCTGCAGGGCGTGAGCAGCCGCGCCGGTAAGGACTCCGACCGGCTGGTGCTCGACCTGACCCGCGATGTGGAGATCGTGGACGAGCAGCGCGGCACGAACGTCGTGGTCACCCTGCGCGGGCTGAGCGGCGAGGCGAGGCGCTACACCACGCGCGGCGCCTTCGTTCCGGAGGCCGAGGTTCGGAAGGTGGGGAGCGACCTGACGCTCACGCTGCCGCTGCCGGCCTCGAACGGCTACCGGGTCTATAAGGTGGTGCGCAGCGGCGGCGTGCGGGTGGTCGTGGACGCCGGGCCGGGCATCCCGGCCAGCAGTCCCGAGGTGCTGACCCGCGTGACCCGGCCCCTGATCGTGCTCGATCCGGCCCGCGTGGCCGGGGTGGGCCGCGACCCCACGCTGGAGGTGGCCCGGCGCGCCGCCGAACTGCTGACCCGTTTCGGCTGGCAGGTCAAGGTGACCCGCGACCCCACCACCGCCATGACCCGTGACGACGCCCTGAAGCTGGCCCGTCAGAGCGACGTCTATATGGCGCTCGACCTGGGCCGCTTCCCCGGCTCCAAACGCAGCGGCGTGACCGTGTACGAGCAGACCGGCCGCGCCAACGCGCAGGTGATCAATGCCCTGCGAACCGGCACCGTGCCGGCCTACGGCAGTCTGGTCGTGGCGAACACCGGCAGCACCCGCCGGCTGGCCCAGCTGCTGCGCGGTGAACTCAAGGGCGGCGGCGTCACCGCCCGCCAGGAGGCCATCTCGCGGGTGCTGACCCTGGGTGAGGCGGCCCAGGCGGCGGTGCTGCTGGAGCTGGGCTGGGCCAACAACGCCGAGGATCTCGCGAAGCTCAGCGTGGATCAGCGGCTGCAGGTCATGGCCGAGGCGGTGGCCCGCTCGGTCGCCACCTACCTGACCGCGCGGGCGACCAACAACGCCAACGTCTCGGCGCAGGGGGCCGCGCCGTGA
- a CDS encoding GerMN domain-containing protein, with amino-acid sequence MRRILSLFNVVSAGLLVVAVLAWQAVQRVPPTPDAPRLQLAERTAVPVKVYFTDAQVQRLAPESRTVQITQRNPAAVAQAALGVWAAGPTQAGHLGAVPRNTPAPKVYVRGQHYFVDLPKAYAQLRYGTSGEHMLLCTITRTLLETRGQDVTFVLDGQAVDELGHIDLREPFTRQDCADQ; translated from the coding sequence GTGAGGCGCATCCTCTCGCTGTTCAACGTGGTCAGCGCCGGCCTGCTGGTGGTCGCGGTGCTGGCCTGGCAGGCGGTGCAGCGCGTGCCGCCCACGCCGGACGCCCCCCGCCTGCAGCTCGCCGAGCGCACGGCGGTGCCGGTCAAGGTGTATTTCACCGACGCCCAGGTGCAGCGTCTGGCCCCGGAGTCGCGCACGGTGCAGATCACCCAGCGGAACCCGGCGGCGGTGGCGCAGGCCGCGCTGGGCGTCTGGGCGGCCGGCCCCACCCAGGCGGGGCACCTGGGCGCCGTGCCCAGGAACACCCCGGCGCCCAAGGTGTACGTGCGCGGCCAGCATTACTTCGTGGATCTCCCCAAGGCCTACGCCCAGCTCCGCTACGGCACCAGCGGTGAGCACATGCTGCTGTGCACGATCACCCGCACGCTGCTGGAAACGCGCGGCCAGGACGTGACCTTCGTGCTCGATGGTCAGGCCGTGGACGAATTGGGTCACATCGACCTGCGCGAGCCCTTCACCCGTCAGGACTGTGCGGATCAGTGA
- a CDS encoding AAA family ATPase: MLHSVTLQGFKSFADRTRLEFGPGVSAVIGPNGSGKSNVVEAIRWATHQARARELRAGRGTELIFHGSSLKAPLGLAEVQLELQTPEGRVNLARRVYRDGTAEQDLNGRAARARDVQGALRGTGLGPGGLAVIGQGEVSGVVQAEGRTLLGYLQEAAGLSRAVSARQEAEARLREADSHLAQLELIRQERGAAAARLERAAQEARRHRELSARGLALEEALRRERQATLRAEVQAAQTEALALEARSAGLAAEVQGAATAVEVAREAAQDARARREAHAGALETLRAARDAHAQAARYRDHLSGEAQAIAQELAALPTAPPAQPVPDLPALEAAGAQARQSAEAAERRARGLDAELSRARALAARAAEAHARADASRETLRAELERAETQLGQLRDTLEAARERLALATHAREFAETQYAGLRGGREDAAARERHLSGELSRLQASLAPLRRESERLESALNSYARYGEGARNALRLEHPGIVGSVADLLTVPAEYEVALGAALGRRLEQVVVARADDAREIIEELKRAGGRATFLPLDLIRARPRRDGALLREAGVVGNLADLCPSDPPLVAEAILADTLLVQDLRTANRIARAHVSRPRLVTLEGELVEPGGAITGGRLRDTAGGVLADQRRFQELAAELEAAEAQAQALARQRDQVQADLAGSGASHDALLAARERAAREEAEAERQVTQLDAQWRSLGANRDRLLARLGPELGPELESDATPGEPAPLDPAGLEALEADLNAARQAAEAGRAAERGAAEALALGRELGALWRAYRAATTRAADLQARLEANAGAAAAQEAHLQAAQAEVARREATLGSLDEQEFPRAEQAREDAARAYANLIGAQNKVRARLEELRLLIARRQGSLEALPDGCQLPGTPREWTADLGRARTELEALGPVNARAEAEHAEAQASLDAQRAEMDDAAQAAGELRAHLHTLESAEAAATRAAFDRVNAAFQEYSAELLGGQGELETELDPEGRLTGLRLAVQPKGKRTRSMTLLSAGERTMAGLGFLFSLNHAGGEGSAGGLPLAVLDEVDAPLDEANIRRFTAFLERFSARGAQFLLVTHQKATMEVAHALWGVTTDQTGASRVLSIKRPEDARAG; this comes from the coding sequence ATGCTGCACAGCGTCACCCTGCAGGGCTTCAAATCCTTCGCCGACCGCACCCGCCTGGAGTTCGGCCCCGGCGTGAGCGCCGTGATCGGCCCCAACGGCAGTGGCAAGAGCAACGTGGTCGAGGCGATCCGCTGGGCCACCCACCAGGCGCGGGCCAGAGAGCTGCGTGCCGGACGCGGCACCGAGCTGATCTTCCACGGTTCGTCCCTCAAGGCGCCGCTGGGGCTGGCCGAGGTGCAGCTCGAACTGCAGACCCCGGAGGGCCGCGTGAACCTCGCGCGGCGGGTCTACCGCGACGGCACGGCCGAGCAGGATCTGAACGGCCGCGCGGCCCGGGCGCGCGACGTGCAGGGCGCGCTGCGCGGCACCGGGCTGGGGCCGGGCGGGCTGGCGGTGATCGGCCAGGGCGAGGTGAGCGGCGTGGTGCAGGCCGAGGGCCGCACGCTGCTGGGCTACCTGCAGGAGGCGGCCGGACTGTCGCGCGCGGTCAGTGCCCGCCAGGAGGCCGAGGCCCGGCTGCGCGAGGCCGACTCGCACCTGGCCCAGCTGGAACTGATCCGCCAGGAGCGCGGGGCCGCCGCCGCCCGCCTGGAGCGCGCTGCGCAGGAGGCCCGCCGCCACCGGGAACTCAGCGCGCGGGGGCTCGCCCTGGAGGAAGCGCTGCGCCGCGAGCGGCAGGCGACCCTGCGCGCCGAGGTGCAGGCCGCCCAGACCGAGGCCCTGGCCCTGGAGGCCCGCAGCGCCGGACTGGCGGCCGAGGTGCAGGGGGCGGCGACGGCCGTGGAGGTCGCCCGCGAGGCCGCCCAGGATGCCCGCGCCCGCCGCGAGGCCCATGCCGGGGCGCTCGAGACCCTGCGCGCCGCCCGCGACGCCCACGCCCAGGCCGCCCGCTACCGCGACCACCTGAGCGGCGAGGCCCAGGCGATCGCCCAGGAACTCGCGGCCCTGCCCACGGCGCCGCCCGCCCAGCCAGTCCCCGACCTCCCGGCGCTGGAGGCGGCGGGCGCGCAGGCCCGCCAGTCGGCCGAGGCGGCCGAGCGCCGGGCCCGCGGCCTGGACGCCGAATTGAGCCGCGCCCGCGCCCTGGCCGCCCGCGCCGCTGAGGCCCACGCCCGCGCCGACGCCAGCCGCGAGACCCTGCGCGCCGAGCTGGAGCGTGCCGAGACCCAGCTGGGGCAGCTCCGGGACACCCTGGAGGCCGCCCGCGAGCGGCTGGCCCTGGCGACCCACGCCCGCGAATTCGCGGAGACCCAGTACGCCGGGCTGCGGGGGGGCCGCGAGGACGCGGCGGCCCGCGAGCGCCACCTGAGCGGCGAGCTGTCGCGCCTGCAGGCCAGTCTGGCGCCGCTGCGCCGCGAATCGGAGCGGCTGGAGAGCGCCCTGAACTCCTACGCCCGCTACGGCGAGGGCGCCCGCAACGCCCTGCGCCTGGAACACCCGGGCATCGTGGGATCGGTGGCCGACCTGCTGACGGTACCCGCCGAATACGAGGTCGCGCTGGGCGCGGCGCTGGGCCGCCGGCTGGAACAGGTCGTGGTGGCCCGCGCCGACGACGCCCGCGAGATCATCGAGGAACTCAAGCGCGCCGGGGGGCGCGCCACCTTCCTGCCCCTCGACCTGATCCGCGCCCGCCCGCGCCGCGACGGGGCGCTGCTGCGAGAGGCCGGCGTGGTCGGGAACCTGGCCGACCTGTGCCCCAGCGACCCGCCGCTGGTGGCCGAAGCCATCCTGGCCGATACCCTGCTCGTGCAGGACTTACGCACGGCCAACCGGATCGCCCGCGCCCACGTCTCTCGCCCGCGCCTGGTCACCCTGGAGGGCGAACTGGTCGAGCCGGGCGGCGCCATCACCGGGGGCCGGCTGAGAGATACGGCGGGCGGGGTGCTCGCCGACCAGCGCCGCTTTCAGGAGCTGGCCGCCGAGCTGGAGGCTGCCGAGGCGCAGGCCCAGGCCCTGGCCCGGCAGCGCGATCAGGTGCAGGCCGATCTGGCGGGCAGCGGCGCCTCGCACGACGCGCTGCTGGCCGCCCGTGAGCGCGCCGCCCGCGAGGAAGCCGAGGCCGAGCGGCAGGTCACGCAGCTCGACGCCCAGTGGCGCAGCCTGGGGGCCAACCGCGACCGGCTGCTGGCGCGCCTGGGGCCGGAACTGGGGCCAGAGCTGGAGTCGGATGCGACCCCCGGCGAGCCCGCGCCCCTCGATCCGGCGGGTCTGGAAGCGCTGGAAGCCGACCTGAACGCGGCCCGGCAGGCCGCCGAGGCTGGCCGGGCCGCCGAGCGGGGCGCCGCCGAGGCCCTGGCCCTGGGCCGCGAACTGGGCGCCCTGTGGCGCGCCTACCGGGCCGCGACCACCCGCGCGGCCGACCTGCAGGCCCGCCTGGAGGCCAACGCCGGGGCCGCCGCCGCCCAGGAGGCGCACCTGCAGGCCGCCCAGGCCGAGGTCGCGCGCCGCGAGGCCACGCTGGGCAGCCTGGACGAGCAGGAGTTCCCGCGCGCCGAGCAGGCCCGCGAGGACGCGGCGCGGGCCTACGCCAACCTGATCGGGGCGCAGAACAAGGTGCGCGCCCGCCTGGAGGAGCTGCGGCTGTTGATCGCCCGGCGCCAGGGCAGCCTGGAGGCCCTGCCGGACGGCTGCCAGCTGCCGGGCACGCCCCGCGAGTGGACGGCCGACCTGGGCCGCGCCCGCACCGAGCTGGAGGCCCTGGGCCCGGTGAACGCCCGCGCCGAGGCCGAACACGCCGAGGCCCAGGCCAGCCTGGACGCCCAGCGAGCCGAGATGGACGACGCCGCTCAGGCGGCCGGTGAACTGCGCGCCCACCTGCACACCCTGGAGAGCGCCGAGGCCGCCGCCACGCGCGCCGCCTTCGACCGCGTGAACGCCGCCTTCCAGGAGTACAGCGCCGAGCTGCTGGGCGGGCAGGGCGAGCTGGAAACGGAACTCGACCCGGAAGGCCGGCTGACCGGACTGCGGCTGGCGGTGCAGCCCAAAGGGAAACGCACCCGCTCCATGACCCTGCTCTCGGCCGGCGAGCGCACCATGGCGGGCCTGGGCTTCCTGTTCTCCCTGAACCACGCGGGCGGCGAGGGCAGCGCGGGCGGCCTGCCCCTGGCCGTGCTGGACGAGGTGGACGCCCCGCTGGACGAGGCCAACATCCGCCGCTTCACCGCCTTTTTAGAGCGCTTCAGCGCGCGTGGCGCCCAGTTCCTGCTGGTCACGCACCAGAAGGCGACCATGGAGGTCGCGCACGCCCTGTGGGGGGTGACCACCGACCAGACCGGGGCCAGCCGCGTGCTGAGCATCAAACGCCCGGAGGATGCCCGCGCCGGCTGA